A DNA window from Paenibacillus andongensis contains the following coding sequences:
- a CDS encoding c-type cytochrome, translated as MKLKLFGVIVLALGLSACGNKQNETQSAAVKVDVPKIYQNFCISCHGNQLQGGQGPNIQKVGERLDEAEIIKRIQKGGGGMPPFQVALKEEELKALASWLAGLK; from the coding sequence ATGAAATTAAAGCTGTTTGGTGTCATTGTTCTGGCTCTCGGCTTATCTGCCTGTGGAAATAAACAAAATGAAACGCAGTCGGCGGCGGTAAAAGTGGATGTTCCGAAGATTTATCAAAATTTCTGCATCTCGTGTCATGGTAATCAATTACAAGGCGGACAAGGACCTAATATTCAAAAAGTGGGGGAACGATTAGACGAAGCGGAGATCATCAAGCGTATTCAAAAGGGTGGTGGCGGGATGCCGCCGTTCCAAGTGGCACTGAAAGAGGAAGAATTGAAAGCGTTGGCGTCATGGCTGGCGGGACTCAAATGA
- a CDS encoding arabinosylfuranosidase ArfA has protein sequence MSMKASMIVDKDFKIGEVDSRIYGSFIEHLGRAVYGGIYEPGHPQADEQGFRADVLELVKGLDVPIVRYPGGNFVSGYNWEDGIGPLEGRKKRLDLAWRTIEPNLVGLNEFMDWCRKANTEAMMAVNLGTRGPDEARDIIEYSNIKGGTYWSDLRISHGYKAPHNIKTWCLGNEMDGPWQIGSKTAAEYGRAACETAKVMKWVDPSIELVACGSSNLNMPTFPDWEATVLEHTYDHVDYISLHQYYGNRDKDSANFLAQSMGMDLFIHTVISTADYIQAKKRGKKKINLSFDEWNVWYHSNDADRKIEPWSIAPPQLEDIYNHEDALLVGCMLISMLKRADRVKMACLAQLVNVIAPIMTANGGAAWKQTIYYPYMHASVFGRGTVLVPLIKSPKYDAKDYTDVPYLEAVAVHNEDKSEVTIFAVNRHLEEALPLELDLRSFGECRVIEHIVLENDDLKASNTIDAQDRVKPHTGGNATTTSNSQIQAVLGKASWNVIRLKLV, from the coding sequence ATGTCTATGAAAGCAAGTATGATTGTCGACAAAGATTTTAAAATTGGAGAAGTAGATTCTCGTATTTATGGCTCATTTATTGAGCATTTGGGACGCGCGGTCTATGGCGGGATTTATGAACCTGGACATCCGCAAGCGGATGAGCAAGGCTTTCGAGCTGACGTACTGGAGCTGGTAAAAGGGTTGGATGTTCCGATTGTTCGTTATCCGGGAGGCAACTTTGTATCCGGTTACAACTGGGAGGATGGCATTGGACCGTTAGAAGGACGTAAGAAGAGGCTTGATCTGGCTTGGCGCACCATTGAACCTAACTTGGTTGGGCTGAACGAATTCATGGATTGGTGCCGTAAAGCAAATACAGAAGCAATGATGGCTGTTAATCTGGGGACTCGCGGTCCTGATGAGGCAAGAGATATCATTGAATATTCCAATATCAAAGGCGGTACCTATTGGAGTGATTTACGGATTAGTCATGGGTACAAGGCGCCTCATAATATCAAAACCTGGTGTTTAGGCAACGAAATGGATGGCCCTTGGCAAATAGGCAGCAAAACAGCCGCGGAATACGGACGCGCAGCTTGTGAAACGGCCAAAGTCATGAAGTGGGTAGACCCTTCGATCGAACTTGTTGCTTGTGGCAGCTCCAATTTGAATATGCCGACTTTCCCTGACTGGGAAGCGACTGTACTTGAGCATACGTATGATCACGTTGATTATATTTCACTGCATCAATATTATGGCAATCGTGATAAGGATTCAGCCAATTTCCTCGCACAATCTATGGGCATGGATCTGTTCATTCATACGGTGATCTCGACGGCGGATTACATTCAGGCCAAAAAGCGCGGAAAGAAGAAAATCAATTTATCCTTCGACGAATGGAATGTTTGGTATCATTCCAATGATGCGGATCGCAAAATAGAGCCTTGGTCCATCGCGCCACCGCAGCTTGAAGACATCTACAACCACGAAGATGCCTTGTTAGTTGGTTGTATGCTTATCTCCATGTTGAAGCGTGCGGATCGTGTGAAGATGGCTTGTTTGGCACAACTCGTTAACGTCATTGCACCAATCATGACAGCGAATGGGGGAGCAGCTTGGAAGCAGACGATCTATTATCCTTACATGCACGCAAGTGTGTTTGGACGAGGGACTGTTCTTGTACCGCTGATCAAATCACCGAAATACGACGCGAAGGATTATACGGATGTGCCTTATTTGGAAGCCGTTGCGGTTCATAACGAAGACAAGTCTGAAGTAACGATCTTTGCAGTTAACCGTCATCTGGAGGAAGCACTCCCGCTGGAGCTGGATCTACGCAGTTTTGGTGAATGTCGAGTTATCGAGCATATCGTTCTGGAGAACGATGATCTGAAAGCTTCGAATACCATTGATGCCCAAGATCGGGTGAAGCCTCACACAGGCGGTAATGCGACCACAACTTCAAACAGCCAGATTCAGGCGGTACTTGGCAAAGCATCGTGGAACGTCATTCGATTGAAATTAGTTTAA
- a CDS encoding ArsR/SmtB family transcription factor — protein MIQTTTDRKWLPLYEALASDVRLKILELLAEKETNVKELAHMLGLSSAIVTMHVKKLEAGGLIQTALVRKEGGTHKMCKLALSRIEMLLPQSMEQQRAFDEVEIPVGHYTRFDVHPTCGLATAEHVIGQYDDPRFFFEPERMHAKILWFGSGFVEYRIPNYVLPGQTLEEIEISLEIGSEAPGIQANWPSDIHFYVNDTLLGYWTSPGDSGQGRGQLTPAWWPDTINQYGWLKIIRVTEQGTFLDGQRLSAVSIKDLPMSRNEWTLRLEVPSHAAHVGGLTLYGEGFGNYNRDILFRTYRR, from the coding sequence ATGATCCAAACGACAACAGACCGCAAATGGCTGCCGCTGTATGAAGCGCTGGCTAGCGATGTGCGGCTTAAGATATTGGAACTGCTTGCTGAGAAAGAGACGAATGTCAAGGAATTAGCCCATATGCTCGGATTAAGCAGCGCCATCGTAACCATGCATGTAAAAAAGCTCGAGGCTGGAGGGCTTATTCAGACAGCATTAGTTCGCAAGGAAGGCGGCACGCACAAAATGTGCAAGTTAGCCCTCTCTCGCATCGAAATGCTGCTCCCGCAGTCCATGGAGCAGCAGCGAGCGTTCGATGAAGTGGAGATTCCGGTTGGCCATTATACACGCTTCGATGTGCATCCAACCTGCGGTCTGGCTACGGCTGAACATGTAATTGGTCAGTATGATGACCCGCGCTTCTTCTTCGAGCCTGAGCGGATGCATGCCAAGATTCTTTGGTTCGGAAGCGGCTTCGTCGAGTATCGCATTCCGAACTATGTGCTGCCCGGTCAGACACTTGAGGAAATCGAGATTTCCCTAGAAATCGGCTCCGAAGCACCAGGAATTCAAGCGAATTGGCCGTCCGACATTCATTTTTACGTCAATGATACGCTGCTCGGCTATTGGACGAGTCCCGGTGATTCGGGACAAGGCCGCGGCCAACTCACGCCTGCCTGGTGGCCGGACACGATCAACCAATATGGTTGGTTGAAAATCATCCGGGTCACAGAGCAGGGAACCTTCCTTGACGGACAACGGCTATCGGCTGTCTCGATCAAGGATCTCCCCATGTCCCGCAACGAGTGGACACTGCGGCTCGAAGTTCCGAGCCATGCGGCGCATGTCGGCGGTTTGACCTTGTACGGTGAAGGGTTTGGCAACTACAACCGTGACATTCTGTTTCGCACCTACCGCAGGTAG
- a CDS encoding SRPBCC family protein produces the protein MNNLTKFKIVKPINEVFEAIIDPVKMSNYWFSSGSGRLEQGKTITWRYDEYDAQVDIKVLEIEVNKKIVFQWGATDDGHVVTITLKELDNSSTVIAVDEEGFNENDENLLSQMIDNKEGWVYMLTCLKGYLEFGVNRLRAAIVR, from the coding sequence TTGAATAACCTTACGAAATTTAAGATAGTTAAGCCCATTAATGAAGTATTCGAAGCTATTATAGACCCTGTGAAAATGTCTAATTATTGGTTTTCTTCAGGTTCTGGAAGATTGGAGCAAGGTAAGACGATTACTTGGAGATATGATGAATATGATGCACAAGTGGATATAAAAGTATTGGAAATTGAGGTAAATAAGAAAATCGTATTCCAGTGGGGCGCAACGGATGATGGACATGTTGTTACGATTACGCTGAAAGAGCTAGATAATTCGAGTACCGTTATTGCAGTTGACGAAGAAGGCTTTAATGAAAATGATGAGAACCTTCTAAGCCAAATGATCGATAATAAAGAAGGCTGGGTTTACATGTTGACCTGTCTGAAAGGGTATTTGGAATTTGGTGTTAATCGACTAAGAGCAGCCATTGTAAGGTAA
- a CDS encoding SRPBCC family protein has translation MTDAAFVYVTYIKTTPEKLWEALTSSNFTEKYFFGSQIQSDWQEGSSVTYSRNGQVTDHGIILKCEPHRLLSFTWNMVGDKTTRKEPSQVTFELKPLDSTVKLILKHENLVSADIVDKEDTFEGLNNGWPAILSNLKSLLETGNTLPPISI, from the coding sequence ATGACGGATGCAGCATTTGTTTATGTAACTTACATCAAGACGACGCCGGAAAAGCTTTGGGAAGCTTTGACAAGCAGCAATTTTACCGAAAAATACTTCTTCGGAAGCCAAATTCAATCGGACTGGCAAGAAGGCTCTAGCGTTACCTATTCGCGGAATGGACAAGTCACCGATCACGGAATTATTTTAAAGTGCGAGCCGCACCGGTTACTATCTTTTACATGGAACATGGTAGGGGATAAAACCACACGTAAGGAGCCGTCACAGGTCACCTTTGAGTTGAAACCGCTGGATTCGACTGTAAAACTAATACTTAAGCATGAAAATTTAGTATCTGCTGACATCGTGGATAAAGAAGATACCTTTGAGGGATTAAATAATGGATGGCCGGCCATTCTGAGCAATTTAAAGAGTTTACTCGAAACAGGGAACACGTTGCCGCCCATTTCCATTTAG
- a CDS encoding ArsR/SmtB family transcription factor gives MDKVFKALADSSRRQLLDELFKKNGQTLNELCVHLEMTRQSVTKHLLILEEANLILIVWQGRNKIHYLNVEPIAEIYDRWISKYDRDRIEALLELKKQLEAED, from the coding sequence ATGGATAAAGTATTTAAAGCTCTTGCTGATTCAAGCCGAAGACAGCTCCTTGACGAGCTCTTCAAGAAAAATGGTCAAACATTAAATGAACTATGTGTTCATCTAGAAATGACGCGTCAATCCGTAACCAAACACCTGCTTATATTGGAGGAAGCGAATCTTATTCTTATTGTTTGGCAAGGCCGAAATAAAATTCATTATCTAAATGTTGAACCCATTGCAGAGATTTATGATCGCTGGATCAGCAAATATGATCGTGATCGTATCGAAGCATTGCTTGAACTTAAAAAGCAGCTTGAAGCGGAGGATTAA
- a CDS encoding MATE family efflux transporter → MVNEKNKFTLWLLAWPIFVELLLQLLLGAVDTLMVSRVSDDAVAVVGLSNQLFQAMMILFMTVASGAGILIAQKIGAKQNESARTVAIMAVTVSALIGSVLSVILYMEARPLAKLFHLEERLLPLAETYISIVGSGMVLTALTASLSTVIRNTGNTKGPMITAIGMNVIHIVFNYGFIYGELGFPQLGLTGVAISTLVSRLLATCLLLFMFVSAFERRMEWRDLIVFNRKLFGDILKIGWPLGVNMSSWVLTQLTIYTFLATMGAKELAARTYMNTLESICFMLGYSIALAVQIQIAHLYGAGNIKEAYKSGYRGTWIGLGLVGFNSIILFLIGKSFLGFFTSDADIIKLGLSCLVLTLILQPGRMLNMGFGNALSAVGDTRYNMIISLFSMWGVAAGLSYVLGLHMGWGLAGIYVAMICDEYLRGILVVIRWRQQKYLRRAEARGKSAAASGSGEAAGVGVHA, encoded by the coding sequence ATGGTCAACGAGAAAAATAAGTTTACACTATGGCTTCTAGCTTGGCCTATTTTCGTCGAATTGCTTCTGCAATTGCTTTTAGGTGCCGTCGATACCTTAATGGTGAGCCGTGTTTCGGATGATGCAGTAGCGGTAGTCGGTTTATCGAACCAACTGTTCCAAGCGATGATGATCTTATTTATGACGGTTGCGAGTGGCGCCGGGATTTTGATTGCTCAGAAAATCGGAGCCAAGCAGAATGAATCTGCGCGCACCGTTGCCATTATGGCCGTAACCGTCAGCGCATTGATAGGCAGTGTATTGAGTGTGATTCTTTATATGGAGGCTCGCCCTCTGGCTAAACTTTTCCATTTGGAGGAGCGGCTGCTTCCTTTGGCTGAAACCTATATCTCGATTGTGGGGAGCGGGATGGTTTTAACAGCTTTGACGGCTTCGCTTAGCACTGTAATTCGGAATACAGGGAACACTAAGGGGCCGATGATAACGGCGATTGGTATGAATGTGATACACATCGTGTTTAACTACGGATTTATATATGGAGAGCTTGGATTTCCTCAACTGGGGTTAACGGGTGTGGCTATTTCGACACTTGTGAGCCGGTTGCTCGCGACATGTTTGCTGCTGTTTATGTTCGTTTCCGCGTTCGAGCGGAGGATGGAGTGGCGGGATCTAATCGTATTCAATCGAAAGCTGTTTGGCGATATTTTGAAAATAGGTTGGCCCCTCGGCGTGAACATGTCTTCTTGGGTATTGACGCAATTGACGATCTATACGTTCCTAGCCACGATGGGAGCTAAGGAATTGGCCGCGAGAACGTATATGAACACGCTCGAGTCGATTTGTTTTATGTTAGGCTATTCCATTGCCTTAGCTGTTCAAATTCAGATAGCCCATCTGTATGGGGCTGGAAATATCAAAGAAGCTTATAAGAGCGGATATCGAGGTACATGGATTGGACTCGGTCTGGTTGGATTCAACAGCATCATTCTCTTTCTCATCGGCAAAAGCTTCCTGGGTTTCTTCACCTCGGACGCGGATATTATCAAGCTGGGACTTTCGTGTCTGGTGCTGACACTTATCTTGCAGCCGGGGAGAATGCTCAATATGGGCTTCGGTAATGCGCTTAGCGCGGTAGGCGATACCCGTTACAATATGATCATTTCACTGTTCTCGATGTGGGGCGTTGCCGCGGGCCTTTCCTATGTATTAGGCCTGCACATGGGCTGGGGGCTGGCGGGTATTTATGTCGCCATGATTTGCGATGAATATTTGCGCGGTATTCTCGTCGTCATCCGTTGGCGTCAGCAGAAATATTTGCGCCGGGCGGAGGCCCGAGGTAAGAGCGCTGCTGCTTCAGGGAGCGGTGAGGCAGCTGGAGTAGGCGTGCATGCGTAG
- a CDS encoding helix-turn-helix transcriptional regulator has product MAFIEMTVPPLPHYITSGFSTISKGSKHPSRRNIQVFDLLITTSGCFYIGEEDARFEVAAGQAVILRPDSYHFATQVCSELTGTYWMHFHAGGSWAMVDHTVQPIPLEDPTQTPIEPFAVEPFTIRIPQYTTLLQPEKTYDLFEQLQQLQPSAHQSSVRFAQQQLFHELLRQLSASTDNDHPSPSKACAEKAAAYLRQHYKASVSAKELGDHVNFHPVYIARCMQKEYGCSPTEYLLRLRIQQAKLLLLQTDLPVAHVAEEVGFEQPAYFATCFTRMEGISPRKYRQQFSRG; this is encoded by the coding sequence ATGGCATTTATCGAAATGACTGTCCCTCCGCTGCCGCACTACATTACAAGCGGCTTCAGCACGATATCCAAAGGCAGCAAACATCCGAGCAGACGAAATATCCAAGTGTTTGATTTACTGATCACCACATCAGGCTGCTTCTATATAGGCGAGGAGGATGCTAGGTTCGAGGTAGCAGCTGGACAAGCCGTTATTCTAAGGCCGGACAGCTATCATTTCGCTACCCAAGTCTGCTCCGAGCTGACGGGTACTTATTGGATGCACTTTCACGCAGGAGGATCATGGGCTATGGTAGACCATACGGTCCAACCTATACCTTTGGAAGATCCAACACAAACCCCAATTGAGCCATTTGCTGTAGAGCCCTTTACGATACGGATCCCGCAATATACAACACTTCTGCAGCCAGAAAAAACCTATGACCTGTTCGAACAGCTTCAGCAGCTGCAGCCGAGTGCTCATCAGAGCAGTGTCCGTTTTGCGCAGCAGCAGCTTTTTCACGAGCTATTGCGCCAGCTTTCCGCTTCCACGGACAACGATCATCCATCACCTTCCAAGGCTTGCGCGGAAAAAGCAGCCGCCTATTTAAGGCAGCATTACAAAGCATCTGTTTCAGCCAAAGAGCTCGGCGATCATGTCAACTTCCACCCTGTTTACATTGCACGCTGCATGCAAAAAGAATATGGCTGCTCCCCAACGGAATACCTGCTTAGATTAAGGATCCAGCAGGCTAAGCTGCTGCTGCTGCAAACCGATCTTCCCGTTGCGCATGTCGCTGAAGAGGTGGGTTTTGAGCAGCCTGCCTATTTTGCCACCTGCTTCACCAGAATGGAAGGTATCTCTCCTCGCAAGTACAGGCAGCAGTTTTCACGAGGATAA
- a CDS encoding MFS transporter, producing MPSPLHWKKSLWILWGANFSVMCGMNLVLPFLPLYIGELGVQDLGEIVRWTGWIVAAQFITSFLTQPLWGAIADRRGRKIMLLRAGFGMAIVTALMGIVTSPWQLLSLRLLNGIFSGFISMAVSLQASVTPPEHSGKSLGTLQTGAIAGSLIGPLLGGLLAGFFGYSHVFFFTGGLMLCASIIVMIFIKEERKLPSKKKERQRTDWRLFRPLLPVFAASLITQIGMMSIEPIVTVYAKTLYTGSHLELFAGLIVAITGIANLFGAPSLGRLGDRIGQRKTLVIALSMAALAFIPQAFATSITMLLVGRFLLGLFIGGMIPSLNALVMKLAPTQIQGTAYGFNTSSLFLGNLIGPLIGSHLAAAYGFSSVFYVTMGILLLCAGFVYTNRSLDSHYHSKTP from the coding sequence ATGCCCTCCCCCTTACATTGGAAAAAGTCACTATGGATTCTATGGGGTGCTAATTTCTCCGTTATGTGCGGCATGAATCTCGTTCTTCCATTTCTACCGCTCTACATCGGAGAACTCGGGGTTCAAGATCTTGGCGAAATTGTACGTTGGACAGGCTGGATTGTCGCTGCACAGTTCATCACATCGTTTCTCACTCAGCCTCTCTGGGGAGCTATCGCGGATCGACGCGGACGTAAAATCATGCTGCTTCGCGCCGGATTCGGGATGGCGATTGTAACAGCACTTATGGGCATCGTCACGTCACCGTGGCAGCTGCTGTCTCTACGGCTACTCAACGGTATCTTCTCCGGCTTCATCTCCATGGCGGTGTCTCTTCAAGCTTCCGTTACACCGCCGGAGCATTCGGGCAAGTCGCTCGGCACCTTACAAACGGGAGCTATCGCCGGATCGCTCATCGGCCCCTTACTTGGGGGCTTGTTGGCTGGATTCTTCGGCTACAGCCATGTGTTCTTCTTCACAGGAGGGCTCATGCTCTGTGCGAGCATCATCGTCATGATTTTCATTAAAGAGGAGCGTAAGCTTCCCTCTAAGAAAAAAGAACGACAGCGCACCGATTGGCGGCTGTTTCGGCCCTTGCTCCCGGTCTTCGCTGCTTCCCTGATCACACAGATCGGCATGATGAGCATCGAGCCGATTGTGACAGTGTACGCGAAGACCTTATATACCGGCAGCCACTTGGAGCTGTTCGCTGGTCTAATCGTTGCGATTACCGGCATCGCGAACCTGTTTGGCGCTCCATCTTTAGGGCGACTTGGCGACCGTATCGGTCAGCGCAAAACACTTGTGATCGCCTTATCGATGGCGGCACTTGCCTTCATCCCGCAGGCTTTTGCCACCAGCATCACCATGCTCCTGGTCGGCAGGTTCCTGCTTGGGCTGTTCATCGGCGGCATGATTCCCTCTCTGAATGCGCTGGTTATGAAGCTAGCCCCTACTCAGATCCAGGGGACCGCTTACGGCTTTAATACTTCATCGCTGTTCCTGGGCAATCTGATTGGCCCTTTAATTGGCAGCCATCTTGCGGCAGCGTACGGTTTCTCGTCCGTCTTCTATGTCACGATGGGCATTTTACTGCTCTGTGCTGGATTCGTCTATACGAATCGCAGTTTAGACAGTCATTACCATTCAAAAACGCCTTAA
- a CDS encoding TIGR00266 family protein produces MKHEILYKGAFPMLKVELEAGENIKAEAGAMVSMSPNIELKGTVEGGIMRGLGRMLSGEKFFFQELTPTRGSGEVLLAPTVIGDIEAVELDGSYKLYVQKDGFLAGTSGIQVNTKMQNLMSGFMSGEGFFIVEISGRGTVFLSSYGAIHAINLAPGQEVIIDNGHLVAWPDYTQYTIEKAAKGWLSSLTSGEGVVCRFRGEGVVLIQTRNPQGFGGWIKQFIPGGR; encoded by the coding sequence ATGAAACACGAAATTCTATACAAAGGCGCATTTCCTATGTTGAAGGTTGAACTTGAAGCAGGCGAGAACATCAAGGCGGAAGCTGGAGCCATGGTCTCGATGTCCCCTAATATCGAACTCAAGGGAACTGTTGAGGGCGGTATCATGCGCGGTTTAGGCCGAATGCTGAGCGGCGAGAAATTCTTCTTCCAAGAACTAACTCCAACCAGAGGATCGGGCGAGGTTTTACTGGCACCTACGGTCATTGGAGATATTGAAGCCGTAGAACTGGACGGATCCTACAAGCTATATGTACAAAAAGACGGCTTTCTTGCTGGAACATCCGGCATTCAGGTGAATACGAAAATGCAAAACCTGATGAGCGGCTTTATGTCTGGCGAGGGCTTTTTCATCGTTGAAATTAGCGGAAGAGGCACCGTGTTCCTCTCCTCCTACGGCGCTATTCATGCCATTAATCTTGCTCCAGGGCAAGAAGTGATCATTGATAACGGGCATCTCGTCGCTTGGCCGGATTATACGCAGTATACGATTGAAAAAGCGGCCAAAGGCTGGTTATCCAGTTTGACGAGCGGCGAGGGCGTTGTTTGCCGATTCCGCGGCGAAGGTGTCGTGCTTATTCAAACGAGGAATCCGCAGGGTTTCGGCGGGTGGATTAAGCAGTTCATTCCGGGCGGCAGATAA
- a CDS encoding acetyl-CoA C-acetyltransferase, with amino-acid sequence MSREVVIVSAVRTAVGSFQGALADISAPQLGSTVIQEALKRANLADSQADEVIMGNVLQAGLGQNPARQAWLKAGYSQFVPAMTINKVCGSGLKAVMLAAQSVSLGDADIVVAGGMENMTQAPYLLPGARSGLRLGDSTMVDSMIRDGLWCAMCDIHMGITAENIAEHHHVTRAEQDEFAAWSQLKAEQAIASGRFKDEIVPVTIPQRKGDPVLFAQDEFPRAGTTAEVLGKLRPAFKKEGTVTAGNASGINDGAAALVVMSAAKAKELGLQPLARIKGYANAALDPSMMGMGPVDAVHKLLRKTGVPLDSVDLFELNEAFASQSLAVGRELGIPREKLNVNGGSIAIGHPIGASGARILVTLLHELEKRDAKLGVAALCIGGGQGVAMLVERV; translated from the coding sequence ATGAGTAGAGAAGTCGTCATCGTTAGCGCAGTTCGTACAGCCGTTGGCAGCTTTCAGGGAGCACTGGCGGACATATCCGCTCCGCAGCTGGGCAGTACGGTTATCCAAGAGGCTCTGAAGAGAGCTAATCTGGCTGACAGCCAAGCTGACGAAGTCATCATGGGTAACGTGCTTCAGGCTGGACTTGGGCAAAACCCAGCCAGGCAAGCTTGGCTGAAGGCAGGTTATTCGCAATTCGTTCCAGCGATGACGATTAACAAAGTGTGTGGTTCGGGCCTAAAGGCTGTCATGCTGGCGGCACAGTCTGTGAGCCTCGGAGATGCGGATATCGTGGTGGCAGGCGGTATGGAAAATATGACACAAGCGCCTTATCTGCTGCCCGGGGCTCGCTCGGGCCTGCGGCTCGGTGACAGCACCATGGTGGATTCGATGATTCGGGATGGATTATGGTGCGCGATGTGCGACATCCATATGGGCATCACGGCTGAGAATATAGCGGAGCATCACCACGTTACACGTGCAGAGCAGGATGAGTTTGCTGCGTGGAGTCAACTGAAGGCGGAACAGGCCATTGCATCCGGCAGATTCAAGGATGAAATTGTACCGGTTACCATCCCGCAAAGAAAAGGCGATCCGGTGTTATTCGCGCAAGATGAATTTCCTCGGGCGGGTACAACAGCTGAAGTTCTGGGCAAGCTCCGTCCTGCTTTCAAAAAAGAGGGAACGGTTACGGCTGGCAACGCTTCTGGTATTAATGACGGAGCCGCTGCATTGGTTGTTATGTCTGCAGCTAAGGCTAAAGAGCTTGGGCTTCAGCCCTTAGCTCGAATTAAGGGTTATGCGAATGCGGCCTTAGATCCATCCATGATGGGCATGGGACCCGTTGATGCGGTTCATAAACTGCTCCGTAAAACAGGAGTCCCACTCGATAGCGTTGATTTATTTGAGCTGAATGAAGCTTTTGCTTCGCAGTCTTTAGCTGTTGGCCGCGAACTGGGCATCCCAAGGGAGAAATTAAATGTCAATGGAGGATCGATTGCCATTGGACACCCAATTGGTGCAAGCGGAGCCCGCATTCTGGTTACGCTGCTGCATGAGCTGGAGAAGAGAGATGCTAAGCTGGGTGTGGCTGCTTTATGTATTGGCGGCGGACAAGGCGTAGCGATGTTGGTCGAGCGAGTATAA
- a CDS encoding 3-oxoacid CoA-transferase subunit B: MKNDRLTIIKCAVEEIKDGMYVNLGIGLPTLVANYIPPEMTVMLQSENGLLGIGAYPYAGEEDPDLINAGKETVTAVAGASFFDSAESFAMIRGGHIDLAILGGMEVAENGDLANWMIPGKMVKGMGGAMDLVNGAKRIIVIMEHVNKSGESKVKKACTLPLTGKGVVNRLITDLAVFDFTEDGMVLSNIQPGVTMEEVLANTEARFTISPLLHNEPQMSKGESL, translated from the coding sequence ATGAAAAACGACCGTTTAACGATCATTAAATGCGCAGTCGAAGAAATAAAAGATGGCATGTATGTCAATTTAGGCATTGGTTTGCCGACACTTGTCGCTAATTATATTCCCCCGGAAATGACGGTTATGCTGCAATCGGAAAATGGGCTTCTGGGCATCGGTGCCTACCCTTACGCAGGAGAAGAAGATCCGGATTTGATTAATGCAGGCAAAGAAACGGTAACCGCTGTAGCGGGCGCTTCTTTTTTCGACAGTGCAGAATCGTTCGCTATGATCCGAGGCGGCCATATTGATTTGGCCATTCTTGGCGGTATGGAGGTAGCAGAGAACGGAGACCTTGCCAACTGGATGATTCCCGGGAAAATGGTGAAAGGGATGGGCGGCGCCATGGATTTGGTCAACGGCGCCAAACGGATCATTGTCATCATGGAACATGTGAATAAGTCAGGTGAGTCAAAGGTTAAAAAGGCGTGCACTCTGCCTCTAACAGGCAAAGGTGTGGTGAATCGCCTGATCACGGATTTAGCCGTTTTTGATTTTACAGAAGATGGCATGGTTTTATCCAACATACAGCCAGGCGTAACGATGGAAGAGGTTCTCGCCAACACGGAAGCGCGTTTTACCATCAGTCCTCTACTTCACAATGAACCTCAGATGAGCAAAGGAGAATCGTTATGA